One window of the Bombus pyrosoma isolate SC7728 linkage group LG5, ASM1482585v1, whole genome shotgun sequence genome contains the following:
- the LOC122567653 gene encoding zinc finger protein 91 isoform X2, producing the protein MDVAGDLTLQWVEEVGNVIHEEVICGLEAQLVGAEEEVIGACEEVTIEETVESVPNVTSTTGSEILMVPQSNDMESIYIVPQDQGHDYLNIQVTEEVIADNWDRSGPEDGVEISEVKVSHENLLEYDDMEIPLPIDQDSYTNSRPYPCDFCSRRFRKKANLMNHMVTHQTDRPHGCNLCGARYARKCDLMNHLKIHAYAPPRDGLEDDLNDDDSLAPEEEESTKGRRKKVQSSVPRKRKNNSISKRNIEDNKMEMGKYVSKSYDYVDEDMRLLEEMSSRNSARSSNYASSSRWTEQMSPVSNEVQTPRWPITDPTKPYVCQYCGVGFAREKALASHARIHGGDSPFECTSCGDMFWDVNSLREHVRIKHGGTVQSDTDEYDNDATYTGDERFGEFCCNTCGVPFHRLDLLKRHQKIHVKQEAADMMEGPSRLHVCNVCGEWFEEALALLAHAELHARSPGHRCLLCGERCRDDAEVAEHVRQNHAQDAPPNTCTLCGKTCKDKRSLLKHSWVHNVDKTFGCTKCGKRFHSKARLRRHMVSHRNKMVACDECGEEFPDGRALVSHRHSHNKDLGGRSFPCRECGKTFGSRSSQQIHIRIHTGERPYGCRFCWKAFADGGTLRKHERIHTGEKPYGCAICPRAFNQRVVLREHVRAHHSGPDPKCVGSITPYLCKVCGDAYGTSEEIVAHIVQHCDDNTALRRQPQTGPRKYKRRRKLKTHETNTMLRMTEQYDMEGGSDSDDNTKRKLGRKNKQHRSNVEEGYQNVLKSFENSLQNINSIVSNSKLNPGKSKLSKKKLRKEEKKSEAEASCQPGRPKMIHTQKTRVPVEIGGDGVKKGQKTKTMVTRTPKMMPQEHKLGVFPGGERNRPRTKNVSYHIEGKFQPTPATFPKPKEETLLPPTPIHHQSPLTNIKIEPNLQKTSNNNHRNNNGNILAINNEKMEPTPRKKSGVLRKIKKQKDIIKQEPIDIDHEEIQNNNNTENTDSERLMDHSVDGSNLEVAFEVIQSCGNFDFCS; encoded by the exons ATGGATGTTGCTGGAGATTTAACACTACAGTGGGTGGAGGAGGTGGGAAATGTTATCCACGAAGAGGTAATATGTGGTTTAGAAGCACAACTTGTTGGAGCAGAAGAGGAAGTGATAGGAGCTTGTGAAGAAGTTACAATAGAAGAAACAGTAGAGTCAGTTCCCAATGTTACTTCTACAACAGGGTCAGAAATATTAATGGTACCACAATCCAACGACATGGAATCTATTTATATAGTTCCACAAGATCAAGGTCatgattatttaaacataCAGGTTACAGAAGAAGTAATTGCAGATAATTGGGATAGATCTGGTCCAGAAGATgg AGTTGAGATATCAGAAGTAAAAGTATCTCATGAAAATTTGCTGGAATATGATGATATGGAGATACCATTGCCAATTGATCAAGATTCGTATACAAATAGCAGACCTTATCCATGTGATTTCTGTAGCAGAAGGTTCAGAAAGAAAGCAAACTTAATGAATCATATGGTGACACATCAAACAGATCGACCTCATGGTTGTAATTTATGTGGAGCACGTTATGCAAGAAAATGTGATCTTATGAATCATTTAAAGATTCATGCTTATGCACCACCACGAGATGGTTTAGAGGATGATTTAAATGATGATGATTCATTGGCACCAGAAGAAGAGGAATCTACTAAAGGTAGACGTAAAAAGGTACAATCAAGCGTACCAAGAAAAcgcaaaaataattctatttcaaaacgcaatatagaagataataaaatggaaatgggCAAGTACGTCAGTAAATCTTATGATTATGTTGATGAAGATATGCGCCTTTTGGAGGAAATGAGTAGTAGAAATTCTGCGCGCAGTAGTAACTATGCTTCAAGCTCAAGATGGACTGAACAGATGTCACCTGTATCAAATGAAGTTCAAACACCACGGTGGCCTATAACTGATCCAACAAAACCATATGTGTGTCAGTATTGTGGTGTTGGTTTTGCAAGGGAAAAAGCACTTGCTTCTCATGCACGCATACATGGTGGTGATAGTCCATTTGAATGTACGTCTTGTGGTGATATGTTTTGGGATGTTAATAGTTTAAGGGAACATGTTCGTATCAAACATGGTGGTACAGTACAATCTGATACAGACGAATATGATAATGATGCCACATATACAGGAGATGAAAGATTTGGGGAATTCTGTTGTAATACTTGTGGTGTTCCTTTTCATCGTTTGGATTTACTTAAACGCCATCAAAA GATTCATGTCAAACAGGAGGCTGCTGATATGATGGAAGGTCCAAGTCGACTTCATGTTTGTAATGTTTGTGGTGAATGGTTTGAGGAAGCTTTGGCATTGTTAGCACATGCTGAACTTCATGCTAG ATCACCCGGTCATCGATGTTTACTGTGTGGGGAAAGATGTCGTGATGATGCTGAAGTTGCTGAACATGTTCGACAAAATCATGCTCAAGATGCTCCACCAAATACATGTACTCTTTGTGGAAAAACGTGTAAAGATAAACGCAGTTTATTAAAGCATTCATGGGTTCATAATGTCGATAAAACTTTTGGATGTACAAAATGTGGGAAACGTTTTCACAGCAAAGCTAGATTACGAAG ACACATGGTATCACATCGCAATAAGATGGTAGCTTGTGACGAGTGTGGAGAAGAGTTTCCTGATGGTAGAGCTTTGGTTAGCCACCGTCATTCACATAATAAAGATCTAGGTGGCCGTTCTTTCCCATGCCGAGAATGTGGAAAAACATTTGGTAGTCGTAGTTCACAACAAATTCATATTCGCATTCACACTGGAGAAAGACCATATGGTTGTAGATTTTGTTGGAAAGCATTTGCTGATGGCGGAACTTTAAGAAAACACGAACGTATCCATACAGGAGAAAAGCCATATGGATGCGCAATTTGTCCACGTGCTTTTAATCAAAGA GTTGTTCTTAGAGAACACGTTCGTGCTCATCATTCAGGTCCTGATCCAAAATGTGTAGGTAGTATTACACCATACTTATGTAAAGTATGTGGTGATGCTTATGGAACATCGGAAGAAATAGTTGCTCATATTGTGCAACATTGTGATGATAATACCGCGTTAAGACGTCAACCACAAACCGGACcacgtaaatataaaagaagacgTAAATTAAAAACCCATGAAACCAATACGATGTTGCGTATGACTGAGCAGTATGATATGGAAGGAGGTTCTGATTCAGATgataatacaaaaagaaagcttggaagaaaaaataagcaACATCGATCGAACGTTGAAGAAGGTTATCAGAATGTTCTTAAAAGTTTTGAAAActctttacaaaatataaattcaatcgTCAGCAATTCAAAGTTAAATCCTGGAAAATCGAAGCTTTCTAAGAAGAAGCttaggaaagaagagaaaaaaagcgaAGCTGAAGCTTCATGTCAACCTGGTAGACCAAAAATGATTCATACCCAAAAAACAAGAGTGCCTGTAGAAATTGGTGGTGATGGAGTTAAAAAGGGACAGAAAACTAAAACAATGGTAACAAGGACACCTAAAATGATGCCACAAGAGCATAAGTTAGGTGTTTTCCCGGGCGGGGAAAGGAACAGACCAAGAACAAAAAACGTTAGTTATCACATTGAAGGGAAATTTCAACCAACACCTGCAACATTCCCAAAACCAAAGGAAGAAACTTTATTACCTCCAACACCAATACATCATCAATCACCATTAaccaatataaaaatagaaccTAACTTACAAAAAACGTCAAATAATAATCACAGAAATAATAATGGGAATATTCTTgctattaataatgaaaaaatggaGCCAACACCTAGAAAAAAATCAGGTGTcttgagaaaaattaaaaaacagaaagatataattaagCAAGAACCAATAGATATTGACCACgaggaaatacaaaataataataatacagaaaatacGGATTCAGAAAGATTAATGGATCATTCAGTGGATGGAAGTAATTTAGAAGTCGCATTCGAG
- the LOC122567653 gene encoding zinc finger protein 91 isoform X1 gives MDVAGDLTLQWVEEVGNVIHEEVICGLEAQLVGAEEEVIGACEEVTIEETVESVPNVTSTTGSEILMVPQSNDMESIYIVPQDQGHDYLNIQVTEEVIADNWDRSGPEDGVEISEVKVSHENLLEYDDMEIPLPIDQDSYTNSRPYPCDFCSRRFRKKANLMNHMVTHQTDRPHGCNLCGARYARKCDLMNHLKIHAYAPPRDGLEDDLNDDDSLAPEEEESTKGRRKKVQSSVPRKRKNNSISKRNIEDNKMEMGKYVSKSYDYVDEDMRLLEEMSSRNSARSSNYASSSRWTEQMSPVSNEVQTPRWPITDPTKPYVCQYCGVGFAREKALASHARIHGGDSPFECTSCGDMFWDVNSLREHVRIKHGGTVQSDTDEYDNDATYTGDERFGEFCCNTCGVPFHRLDLLKRHQKIHVKQEAADMMEGPSRLHVCNVCGEWFEEALALLAHAELHARSPGHRCLLCGERCRDDAEVAEHVRQNHAQDAPPNTCTLCGKTCKDKRSLLKHSWVHNVDKTFGCTKCGKRFHSKARLRRHMVSHRNKMVACDECGEEFPDGRALVSHRHSHNKDLGGRSFPCRECGKTFGSRSSQQIHIRIHTGERPYGCRFCWKAFADGGTLRKHERIHTGEKPYGCAICPRAFNQRVVLREHVRAHHSGPDPKCVGSITPYLCKVCGDAYGTSEEIVAHIVQHCDDNTALRRQPQTGPRKYKRRRKLKTHETNTMLRMTEQYDMEGGSDSDDNTKRKLGRKNKQHRSNVEEGYQNVLKSFENSLQNINSIVSNSKLNPGKSKLSKKKLRKEEKKSEAEASCQPGRPKMIHTQKTRVPVEIGGDGVKKGQKTKTMVTRTPKMMPQEHKLGVFPGGERNRPRTKNVSYHIEGKFQPTPATFPKPKEETLLPPTPIHHQSPLTNIKIEPNLQKTSNNNHRNNNGNILAINNEKMEPTPRKKSGVLRKIKKQKDIIKQEPIDIDHEEIQNNNNTENTDSERLMDHSVDGSNLEVAFEASVTTEEENILPDVGEANNTEDVGTGNVKLSVKVESTPQSMLAVHSVIAPVDDIPETIIPDAVEYTCEMCSAVFSSRAELLVHVPIHI, from the exons ATGGATGTTGCTGGAGATTTAACACTACAGTGGGTGGAGGAGGTGGGAAATGTTATCCACGAAGAGGTAATATGTGGTTTAGAAGCACAACTTGTTGGAGCAGAAGAGGAAGTGATAGGAGCTTGTGAAGAAGTTACAATAGAAGAAACAGTAGAGTCAGTTCCCAATGTTACTTCTACAACAGGGTCAGAAATATTAATGGTACCACAATCCAACGACATGGAATCTATTTATATAGTTCCACAAGATCAAGGTCatgattatttaaacataCAGGTTACAGAAGAAGTAATTGCAGATAATTGGGATAGATCTGGTCCAGAAGATgg AGTTGAGATATCAGAAGTAAAAGTATCTCATGAAAATTTGCTGGAATATGATGATATGGAGATACCATTGCCAATTGATCAAGATTCGTATACAAATAGCAGACCTTATCCATGTGATTTCTGTAGCAGAAGGTTCAGAAAGAAAGCAAACTTAATGAATCATATGGTGACACATCAAACAGATCGACCTCATGGTTGTAATTTATGTGGAGCACGTTATGCAAGAAAATGTGATCTTATGAATCATTTAAAGATTCATGCTTATGCACCACCACGAGATGGTTTAGAGGATGATTTAAATGATGATGATTCATTGGCACCAGAAGAAGAGGAATCTACTAAAGGTAGACGTAAAAAGGTACAATCAAGCGTACCAAGAAAAcgcaaaaataattctatttcaaaacgcaatatagaagataataaaatggaaatgggCAAGTACGTCAGTAAATCTTATGATTATGTTGATGAAGATATGCGCCTTTTGGAGGAAATGAGTAGTAGAAATTCTGCGCGCAGTAGTAACTATGCTTCAAGCTCAAGATGGACTGAACAGATGTCACCTGTATCAAATGAAGTTCAAACACCACGGTGGCCTATAACTGATCCAACAAAACCATATGTGTGTCAGTATTGTGGTGTTGGTTTTGCAAGGGAAAAAGCACTTGCTTCTCATGCACGCATACATGGTGGTGATAGTCCATTTGAATGTACGTCTTGTGGTGATATGTTTTGGGATGTTAATAGTTTAAGGGAACATGTTCGTATCAAACATGGTGGTACAGTACAATCTGATACAGACGAATATGATAATGATGCCACATATACAGGAGATGAAAGATTTGGGGAATTCTGTTGTAATACTTGTGGTGTTCCTTTTCATCGTTTGGATTTACTTAAACGCCATCAAAA GATTCATGTCAAACAGGAGGCTGCTGATATGATGGAAGGTCCAAGTCGACTTCATGTTTGTAATGTTTGTGGTGAATGGTTTGAGGAAGCTTTGGCATTGTTAGCACATGCTGAACTTCATGCTAG ATCACCCGGTCATCGATGTTTACTGTGTGGGGAAAGATGTCGTGATGATGCTGAAGTTGCTGAACATGTTCGACAAAATCATGCTCAAGATGCTCCACCAAATACATGTACTCTTTGTGGAAAAACGTGTAAAGATAAACGCAGTTTATTAAAGCATTCATGGGTTCATAATGTCGATAAAACTTTTGGATGTACAAAATGTGGGAAACGTTTTCACAGCAAAGCTAGATTACGAAG ACACATGGTATCACATCGCAATAAGATGGTAGCTTGTGACGAGTGTGGAGAAGAGTTTCCTGATGGTAGAGCTTTGGTTAGCCACCGTCATTCACATAATAAAGATCTAGGTGGCCGTTCTTTCCCATGCCGAGAATGTGGAAAAACATTTGGTAGTCGTAGTTCACAACAAATTCATATTCGCATTCACACTGGAGAAAGACCATATGGTTGTAGATTTTGTTGGAAAGCATTTGCTGATGGCGGAACTTTAAGAAAACACGAACGTATCCATACAGGAGAAAAGCCATATGGATGCGCAATTTGTCCACGTGCTTTTAATCAAAGA GTTGTTCTTAGAGAACACGTTCGTGCTCATCATTCAGGTCCTGATCCAAAATGTGTAGGTAGTATTACACCATACTTATGTAAAGTATGTGGTGATGCTTATGGAACATCGGAAGAAATAGTTGCTCATATTGTGCAACATTGTGATGATAATACCGCGTTAAGACGTCAACCACAAACCGGACcacgtaaatataaaagaagacgTAAATTAAAAACCCATGAAACCAATACGATGTTGCGTATGACTGAGCAGTATGATATGGAAGGAGGTTCTGATTCAGATgataatacaaaaagaaagcttggaagaaaaaataagcaACATCGATCGAACGTTGAAGAAGGTTATCAGAATGTTCTTAAAAGTTTTGAAAActctttacaaaatataaattcaatcgTCAGCAATTCAAAGTTAAATCCTGGAAAATCGAAGCTTTCTAAGAAGAAGCttaggaaagaagagaaaaaaagcgaAGCTGAAGCTTCATGTCAACCTGGTAGACCAAAAATGATTCATACCCAAAAAACAAGAGTGCCTGTAGAAATTGGTGGTGATGGAGTTAAAAAGGGACAGAAAACTAAAACAATGGTAACAAGGACACCTAAAATGATGCCACAAGAGCATAAGTTAGGTGTTTTCCCGGGCGGGGAAAGGAACAGACCAAGAACAAAAAACGTTAGTTATCACATTGAAGGGAAATTTCAACCAACACCTGCAACATTCCCAAAACCAAAGGAAGAAACTTTATTACCTCCAACACCAATACATCATCAATCACCATTAaccaatataaaaatagaaccTAACTTACAAAAAACGTCAAATAATAATCACAGAAATAATAATGGGAATATTCTTgctattaataatgaaaaaatggaGCCAACACCTAGAAAAAAATCAGGTGTcttgagaaaaattaaaaaacagaaagatataattaagCAAGAACCAATAGATATTGACCACgaggaaatacaaaataataataatacagaaaatacGGATTCAGAAAGATTAATGGATCATTCAGTGGATGGAAGTAATTTAGAAGTCGCATTCGAGGCAAGTGTTACAACTgaggaagaaaatatacttCCTGATGTAGGTGAAGCAAATAATACCGAAGATGTGGGTACTGGAAATGTAAAACTTAGTGTAAAAGTTGAGTCAACGCCTCAAAGTATGTTGGCTGTTCATAGCGTTATAGCCCCTGTGGATGATATTCCAGAAACTATAATACCAGATGCTGTAGAATATACATGCGAAATGTGTTCTGCAGTATTTTCCAGCCGAGCAGAATTATTGGTCCATGTTCCAATACacatttga